The Candidatus Poribacteria bacterium genome has a segment encoding these proteins:
- a CDS encoding formate--tetrahydrofolate ligase, with amino-acid sequence ITPTSAGEGKTLTSIGLGQGLTHLGKRTVVALRQPSLGPVFGVKGSAVGSGKSGVEPREAISIHFTGDIHAVGAAHNLLAAMLDNHLDKGNELRIDTNRIVYPRCIDMNDRSLRTVVVGHGGGQSGVERESGFVITAASEVMAVLCLSGSIGELKQRLGDIVVAFDVDGVPVRARDLGADGAMAAVLREAIQPNLVQTTEGVPVFIHGGPFANIAHGTNSIVATRLARKLGDYAVFECGFGADLGAEKFLDIVAPQFGLAPDVVVLVASARALKRHGGAKQSSLNEESVPKVRKGLENLRKHLDMLATFEMATVVAVNRFPQDTERELQAVLDACREWGVPAALSEAYGRGGQGAAELARAVVGAAETGSPKYAPLYERSDSPRRKLERVAEVAYGADGVDISPEAEAQIDQFVRLGYGELPVCVAKTQNSVSDDPKKVGAPRGWRLSVREVRLSAGAGFLVAVCGNMLLMPGLPAVPLATEMDIDDDGTITGLQ; translated from the coding sequence CGATCACTCCGACGTCTGCTGGCGAGGGAAAAACGCTGACGTCCATCGGCTTGGGTCAGGGCTTGACGCACCTTGGCAAGAGGACGGTGGTCGCCCTTCGCCAGCCGTCGCTGGGACCCGTCTTCGGCGTCAAGGGCAGCGCGGTCGGTAGCGGCAAGTCCGGGGTCGAGCCGCGTGAGGCGATCAGCATTCACTTCACCGGCGACATCCACGCCGTCGGAGCCGCCCACAACCTGCTCGCGGCGATGCTCGACAATCATCTCGACAAGGGGAACGAACTGCGGATCGACACGAACCGCATCGTGTATCCCCGGTGCATCGACATGAACGACCGGTCGCTGCGAACCGTCGTCGTCGGACACGGCGGCGGACAGAGCGGTGTCGAGCGCGAGAGCGGGTTCGTCATCACGGCGGCGTCGGAAGTGATGGCGGTGCTCTGCCTGTCGGGGTCGATCGGCGAGCTCAAGCAGCGCCTCGGAGACATCGTCGTCGCCTTCGACGTTGACGGCGTTCCGGTGCGAGCGCGCGATCTCGGCGCCGACGGGGCGATGGCGGCGGTTCTGCGCGAGGCGATTCAGCCGAACCTGGTTCAGACGACCGAGGGAGTGCCCGTCTTCATCCACGGTGGGCCCTTCGCGAACATCGCTCACGGCACGAACTCGATCGTGGCGACGCGCTTGGCCCGTAAGCTGGGCGACTACGCGGTGTTCGAGTGCGGCTTTGGCGCAGACCTCGGAGCCGAGAAGTTCCTCGACATCGTAGCGCCTCAGTTCGGTCTCGCTCCCGACGTCGTCGTGCTGGTCGCCAGCGCGCGCGCCCTGAAGCGGCACGGAGGGGCGAAGCAGTCGAGCCTCAACGAGGAGAGCGTTCCGAAGGTGCGCAAAGGGCTCGAGAACCTGCGCAAGCACCTCGACATGCTCGCGACGTTCGAGATGGCGACGGTCGTGGCAGTGAACCGGTTCCCGCAGGATACGGAGCGCGAACTGCAAGCCGTGCTCGATGCGTGCCGCGAGTGGGGAGTGCCCGCTGCCCTAAGCGAAGCCTATGGCAGAGGCGGCCAGGGCGCTGCCGAACTCGCCAGGGCTGTGGTCGGAGCAGCGGAAACCGGGTCGCCGAAGTACGCTCCGCTCTATGAGCGCAGCGACAGTCCACGGCGCAAGCTGGAGCGCGTCGCCGAGGTCGCCTACGGAGCGGACGGCGTGGATATCTCACCGGAGGCGGAGGCACAGATCGACCAGTTCGTGCGGTTGGGCTACGGCGAACTCCCCGTCTGCGTCGCCAAGACGCAGAACTCGGTCTCCGACGACCCGAAGAAGGTCGGCGCTCCCAGGGGATGGCGGCTTTCGGTACGTGAAGTGAGGTTGAGTGCTGGTGCCGGCTTCCTGGTCGCCGTCTGCGGCAACATGCTGCTGATGCCGGGGCTGCCAGCCGTTCCGCTGGCGACGGAGATGGATATCGACGACGACGGGACGATCACCGGGCTGCAGTAA